In a single window of the Saccharothrix australiensis genome:
- a CDS encoding AraC family transcriptional regulator, which yields MLTRTIAIHYVTAALRGAVRHGHDASRLLCAAGIPEALVADDRARVTPAQYTKLVQALWEALDDEFMGLGPQRSKRGTFPTMCLLAVHCATLGDALRRGLAFYGLFDVRPVMALAERDGAARFTLSAEGVDDPDRFLVESLLVLWHRFSSWLIGRRIPLRAVDLAYPEPPHAAEYHLIFGCPLRFGAPETVLAFDSRFLRMPVVQDEAALRRFLRHSPAELLSRRDHGADASSRVRRELAGGVVGLGAVAARLGTSAPTLRRKLAAEGTSFREVREQLLRDQAVASLVRGGESVEELALRLGFSEASAFHRAFKRWTGNSPGAYRTGAVT from the coding sequence ATGCTCACCAGGACCATCGCGATCCACTACGTCACCGCCGCCCTCCGGGGCGCGGTCCGGCACGGGCACGACGCGTCCCGCCTGCTGTGCGCGGCCGGCATCCCGGAGGCGCTGGTGGCCGACGACCGGGCGCGGGTCACGCCCGCCCAGTACACCAAGCTGGTCCAGGCGCTGTGGGAAGCGCTCGACGACGAGTTCATGGGCCTGGGACCCCAGCGCAGCAAGCGCGGCACCTTCCCGACGATGTGCCTGCTCGCCGTGCACTGCGCGACGCTGGGCGACGCGCTGCGGCGCGGCCTCGCGTTCTACGGGCTGTTCGACGTGCGCCCGGTCATGGCGCTGGCCGAGCGGGACGGCGCGGCGCGGTTCACGCTGTCCGCAGAGGGCGTGGACGACCCGGACCGGTTCCTGGTCGAGTCGCTGCTGGTGCTGTGGCACCGGTTCTCCTCGTGGCTGATCGGCAGGCGCATCCCGCTCCGCGCGGTCGACCTGGCCTACCCCGAGCCGCCGCACGCGGCCGAGTACCACCTGATCTTCGGCTGCCCGCTGCGGTTCGGCGCGCCGGAGACCGTGCTGGCGTTCGACTCCCGGTTCCTGCGGATGCCGGTGGTGCAGGACGAGGCCGCCCTGCGGCGGTTCCTGCGCCACTCGCCCGCTGAGCTGCTGTCGCGGCGCGACCACGGCGCGGACGCGTCGAGCCGGGTGCGGCGGGAGCTGGCCGGCGGCGTGGTGGGCCTGGGCGCCGTGGCCGCGCGGTTGGGCACGAGCGCGCCGACGCTGCGGCGCAAGCTCGCCGCCGAGGGCACGTCGTTCCGCGAGGTGCGGGAGCAGCTGCTGCGCGACCAGGCGGTGGCGAGCCTCGTGCGGGGCGGCGAGTCGGTGGAGGAGTTGGCGTTGCGCCTGGGTTTCTCCGAGGCCAGCGCGTTTCACCGGGCGTTCAAGCGTTGGACGGGCAACAGTCCTGGCGCGTACCGGACGGGTGCTGTTACTTGA
- a CDS encoding LacI family DNA-binding transcriptional regulator codes for MSVPSHHATRPTLEDVAAKAGVSRATASRVLNASPRVSPEAHEAVTAAVVELGYQPNRAARALVTRRTGAVAVVFSEPEPKIFDDPHFAWLIRAAARSLADADAQMVLLLVHSPEDVARAERFLAGGHVDGALMFAPHKGDQLPSAARKLPLPVVCAGRPWGPLRGLHLVDHDNEGGGVLATEHLISSGRRRIATVTGPLDEHSAMDRLAGWRTATGASDADVALLAEDGGFTRDGGKRAMAALLERVPDLDAVFVASDLMAAGALDALREAGRRVPEDVAVVGFDDHPMIAPHTSPPLTSVRQDTDEQVRHMVTHLLRLLREEPIKARREVLPTVLVRRASA; via the coding sequence GTGTCCGTCCCATCGCACCACGCCACCCGGCCGACGCTGGAGGACGTCGCGGCGAAGGCGGGCGTCTCGCGGGCGACGGCGTCCCGCGTCCTCAACGCGTCACCGCGCGTCAGCCCGGAGGCGCACGAGGCCGTGACCGCCGCCGTCGTCGAGCTGGGCTACCAGCCGAACCGGGCCGCGCGGGCGCTCGTGACGCGGCGGACCGGCGCGGTGGCGGTGGTGTTCTCCGAGCCCGAGCCGAAGATCTTCGACGACCCGCACTTCGCGTGGCTGATCCGGGCGGCGGCCCGCTCGCTGGCCGACGCGGACGCGCAGATGGTGCTGTTGCTGGTGCACTCGCCCGAGGACGTGGCGCGGGCGGAGCGGTTCCTGGCGGGCGGGCACGTCGACGGCGCGCTGATGTTCGCGCCGCACAAGGGCGACCAGCTGCCGTCCGCGGCGCGCAAGCTGCCGCTGCCGGTGGTGTGCGCCGGGCGGCCGTGGGGCCCGCTGCGCGGCCTGCACCTGGTCGACCACGACAACGAGGGCGGCGGCGTGCTCGCGACCGAGCACCTGATCTCGTCGGGGCGGCGGCGGATCGCGACGGTCACCGGGCCGCTGGACGAGCACTCGGCGATGGACCGGCTGGCGGGGTGGCGCACGGCGACCGGCGCGTCCGACGCCGACGTCGCGCTGCTGGCCGAGGACGGCGGGTTCACCAGGGACGGCGGGAAGCGGGCGATGGCGGCGCTGCTGGAGCGGGTGCCGGACCTGGACGCGGTGTTCGTGGCGAGCGACCTGATGGCCGCCGGCGCGCTGGACGCGCTGCGCGAGGCGGGGCGGCGGGTGCCGGAGGACGTGGCGGTGGTCGGGTTCGACGACCACCCGATGATCGCGCCGCACACGTCGCCGCCCTTGACGAGCGTGCGGCAGGACACGGACGAGCAGGTGAGGCACATGGTGACCCATCTGCTGCGGCTGCTGCGCGAGGAGCCGATCAAGGCGCGGCGGGAGGTCCTGCCGACCGTGCTGGTGCGCCGGGCGTCGGCCTGA
- a CDS encoding GH1 family beta-glucosidase: MTATDPDTRVGRELLRFPPDFLWGAATAAFQIEGATAVDGRGPSIWDTFAATPGKVAGGDTGEPACDHYRRYASDVRIMADLGLRAYRFSLAWPRIQPTGAGPVEPRGLAFYDRLVDELLAHGIQPVATLYHWDLPQALEDRGGWRDRDTAHRFAEYAALAHAHLADRVRTWTTLNEPWCSAFLGYGTGVHAPGLVDPRGALEAAHHLLLGHGLAVRAMRSAAPADHRFSLVLNLCSVRVDHDDETHRAAAHKVDGLQNRLFLDPLAGRGYPEDVLAETAWLGDWSRVVRAGDLEAVATPIDWLGVNYYSPTRVAPAPAGQVTDGPFAGLRGVALLPPRGEVTGFGWEVDARAFTDLLERLGRDVPVPLVVTENGSAFVDVVAGGAVLDTGRTRYLVDHLRAVHAAIARGVDVRGYFAWSLLDNFEWAAGYSQRFGIVHVDYATQVRTVKRSGHTLAGVIRRNAVPASGYDVV, from the coding sequence ATGACCGCAACCGACCCGGACACCCGAGTCGGCCGGGAGCTGCTGCGCTTCCCGCCGGACTTCCTGTGGGGCGCCGCGACGGCCGCCTTCCAGATCGAGGGCGCGACCGCCGTCGACGGCCGCGGCCCGTCGATCTGGGACACCTTCGCCGCCACGCCGGGCAAGGTGGCGGGCGGCGACACCGGCGAACCGGCGTGCGACCACTACCGCCGGTACGCCTCCGACGTGCGCATCATGGCCGACCTCGGGCTCCGGGCCTACCGCTTCTCCCTCGCGTGGCCGCGCATCCAGCCGACCGGCGCGGGCCCCGTGGAGCCGCGCGGGCTGGCGTTCTACGACCGCCTGGTGGACGAGCTGCTGGCGCACGGCATCCAACCGGTGGCCACCCTCTACCACTGGGACCTGCCGCAGGCGCTGGAGGACCGGGGCGGGTGGCGCGACCGGGACACGGCGCACCGGTTCGCCGAGTACGCGGCGCTGGCCCACGCCCACCTGGCCGACCGCGTGCGGACGTGGACCACGCTGAACGAGCCGTGGTGCTCGGCGTTCCTGGGCTACGGCACCGGCGTCCACGCGCCCGGCCTGGTCGACCCGCGCGGCGCGCTGGAAGCCGCCCACCACCTGCTGCTGGGCCACGGCCTGGCCGTGCGGGCGATGCGGTCGGCCGCGCCCGCCGACCACCGCTTCTCCCTCGTGCTGAACCTCTGCTCGGTGCGGGTCGACCACGACGACGAGACCCACCGCGCCGCCGCGCACAAGGTCGACGGTTTGCAGAACCGCCTGTTCCTCGACCCGCTGGCGGGCCGGGGCTACCCGGAGGACGTGCTGGCGGAGACGGCGTGGCTCGGCGACTGGTCGCGCGTGGTCCGCGCCGGCGACCTGGAGGCCGTCGCGACGCCGATCGACTGGCTGGGCGTCAACTACTACAGCCCCACCCGCGTCGCGCCCGCGCCCGCCGGGCAGGTGACGGACGGGCCGTTCGCGGGGCTGCGGGGGGTGGCGCTGCTGCCGCCGCGCGGTGAGGTGACCGGGTTCGGCTGGGAGGTCGACGCGCGGGCGTTCACGGATCTGTTGGAGCGCCTGGGGCGCGACGTGCCCGTGCCGCTGGTGGTGACCGAGAACGGGTCGGCGTTCGTCGACGTGGTGGCCGGGGGAGCGGTGCTCGACACCGGTCGGACCCGGTACCTGGTGGACCACCTGCGGGCCGTGCACGCGGCGATCGCGCGGGGGGTGGACGTGCGGGGGTACTTCGCGTGGTCGCTGCTGGACAACTTCGAGTGGGCGGCGGGGTACAGCCAGCGCTTCGGGATCGTGCACGTGGACTACGCCACGCAGGTGCGGACCGTGAAGCGGAGCGGGCACACGCTGGCGGGCGTGATCCGGCGGAACGCGGTGCCGGCGAGCGGGTACGACGTGGTGTGA
- a CDS encoding carbohydrate ABC transporter permease, whose product MAARRAGPVTYALLVVVLLASVFPLYYSFLIASKDNSALGDAVPSLVPGGNLLANLGRVFDTVDFWLAMQNSLVVAGTVAVGNVVLGTLAGFAFAHLRFRGSHSLFLVVVGTSLVPTQLGVVPLYLLMSDLDWYGTLQAVIVPALIGAFSVFWMRQACEEAVPRELVEAARVDGCSVLGTFRHVALPAVRPQAAVMGMFTFMTAWNDFFWPLIVLDPNDSPTVQVALSTLASGYYTDYSLMLSGASLAVLPVVGIFLLLARHVVGGIMQGAVKG is encoded by the coding sequence GTGGCCGCGCGCCGCGCGGGTCCCGTCACCTACGCGCTGCTGGTCGTGGTGCTGCTCGCGTCGGTCTTCCCGCTGTACTACTCGTTCCTGATCGCGAGCAAGGACAACTCGGCGCTCGGCGACGCCGTGCCCTCCCTCGTGCCGGGTGGCAACCTCCTCGCGAACCTGGGCCGCGTCTTCGACACCGTCGACTTCTGGCTCGCCATGCAGAACTCGCTGGTCGTCGCGGGCACCGTCGCGGTGGGCAACGTCGTCCTGGGCACGCTCGCCGGGTTCGCCTTCGCCCACCTGCGCTTCCGGGGCAGCCACTCGCTGTTCCTGGTCGTCGTGGGCACGTCGCTGGTGCCGACCCAGCTCGGCGTCGTCCCGCTGTACCTGCTGATGTCGGACCTCGACTGGTACGGCACCCTCCAGGCGGTGATCGTGCCCGCGCTGATCGGCGCGTTCTCCGTGTTCTGGATGCGCCAGGCGTGCGAGGAGGCCGTGCCGCGCGAGCTGGTCGAGGCCGCCCGCGTCGACGGCTGCTCGGTGCTGGGCACGTTCCGGCACGTGGCGCTGCCCGCCGTGCGACCGCAGGCGGCGGTCATGGGCATGTTCACGTTCATGACGGCCTGGAACGACTTCTTCTGGCCGCTGATCGTCCTCGACCCGAACGACAGCCCCACCGTGCAGGTCGCACTGTCCACTCTGGCCAGTGGCTACTACACGGACTACTCGCTCATGCTCTCCGGCGCGTCCCTCGCGGTGCTGCCGGTCGTCGGGATCTTCCTCCTGCTGGCCCGCCACGTCGTCGGCGGGATCATGCAGGGGGCCGTGAAGGGGTGA